In one window of Haloimpatiens sp. FM7315 DNA:
- a CDS encoding MFS transporter translates to MNKKHQNISFIAIILGFFMALLDTTVVNITLPKITEYFNTNMAHISWVVNAYNLATAVILVTASRLSDQFGRKKLFTFGVFLFTISSLLCGVSNSLQALILFRTIQGLAAAFVVTISAPLSLEIFPPEKRRTIMALWGAFAGLAAASGPLIGGIITQFFNWRCIFFINIPIGCICILLTMKFIKESYDPTASKSIDFGGIITISIAMFCLTFTLMKANEKGWTSSFTLSLFAVSAIALILFVIIELKVKEPMVPLSLFKSVPFTNGSITLFLLGLGMISGTYLLSFFLIQVKGLNQLSAGLIISTMSLTSMIFSILATILTKKLGSRLTSALGILLLSVSCYLNSSLTQNSSNIDIILRLIVAGSGTGLSMATLIGSTMANVPVDKIGIASGINNMTRTLGTVLGVALFLTIFTSNMTTQMSDAKDSALKTIQNNTVFDNETKQQMISSIKSGSNKNVNISEILSTIDKKGTAVLASSPAMAQDKIKESFEAQKKEAKKIIPNIQDTFLTYTVKSFSFTFKVSAVILLPGILFALFSDKKRTPGKENNSFVKGTSNA, encoded by the coding sequence ATGAACAAAAAACATCAAAACATTTCTTTTATAGCTATTATTTTAGGGTTTTTTATGGCATTATTAGATACAACAGTGGTAAATATCACTTTGCCTAAAATCACCGAATACTTTAATACTAATATGGCTCATATTTCTTGGGTGGTAAATGCCTATAATCTAGCTACTGCAGTTATTCTAGTAACTGCTTCAAGACTTTCTGATCAATTTGGTAGAAAAAAACTGTTTACTTTTGGAGTATTTTTATTTACTATATCTTCACTACTATGTGGTGTTTCGAATTCACTTCAAGCACTTATATTATTTAGAACAATTCAAGGGCTAGCTGCAGCTTTTGTTGTGACTATTTCAGCGCCTCTTTCTCTTGAAATATTCCCACCAGAAAAGAGAAGAACTATTATGGCACTTTGGGGAGCTTTTGCCGGTCTTGCTGCTGCAAGTGGACCATTGATTGGTGGTATAATAACTCAATTTTTTAATTGGAGATGTATTTTCTTTATTAATATACCTATAGGTTGTATTTGTATACTATTAACTATGAAATTCATAAAAGAATCTTATGACCCAACTGCAAGTAAAAGTATAGACTTTGGGGGAATTATAACAATCTCAATTGCTATGTTTTGCTTAACTTTCACATTAATGAAGGCTAATGAAAAAGGCTGGACTTCAAGCTTTACCCTTTCCCTATTTGCAGTTTCTGCTATAGCCCTTATACTATTTGTTATTATTGAACTAAAAGTTAAGGAGCCCATGGTTCCTCTTAGTTTATTTAAATCTGTACCATTTACAAATGGCTCGATTACTCTATTCTTACTGGGACTTGGTATGATATCTGGTACCTATTTGCTATCTTTTTTCCTAATTCAGGTTAAAGGACTAAATCAATTGTCAGCAGGACTTATTATTTCAACTATGTCCTTAACTTCAATGATTTTTTCAATATTAGCGACTATTTTGACAAAAAAATTAGGCAGCAGGTTAACTAGTGCATTGGGGATTCTTTTACTTAGTGTCTCTTGTTACTTAAATAGTTCTCTTACTCAAAATTCTTCAAATATAGATATTATTTTAAGATTAATTGTTGCTGGTTCTGGTACAGGCTTAAGCATGGCAACGCTAATAGGTTCTACAATGGCTAACGTTCCTGTAGATAAAATAGGAATAGCTTCAGGAATAAATAATATGACAAGAACACTTGGAACTGTACTTGGAGTTGCCTTATTTTTAACTATATTTACATCAAATATGACTACCCAGATGTCTGATGCTAAAGACTCTGCTTTGAAAACAATACAGAATAACACTGTATTTGATAATGAAACCAAGCAACAAATGATTTCTTCTATCAAATCAGGTAGCAATAAAAATGTTAATATTTCAGAAATACTAAGCACAATTGATAAAAAAGGAACTGCTGTGCTAGCTTCTTCTCCAGCGATGGCTCAAGATAAAATCAAAGAAAGTTTTGAAGCTCAAAAGAAAGAAGCCAAAAAAATTATACCTAATATTCAAGATACATTTTTGACTTATACTGTTAAATCTTTTAGTTTTACATTTAAAGTCAGTGCTGTAATTCTTTTGCCAGGCATACTTTTTGCATTATTTAGTGATAAAAAGAGAACTCCTGGTAAAGAAAATAATTCGTTTGTTAAAGGCACAAGTAATGCTTAA
- a CDS encoding IS3 family transposase, translating into MDHSDRIAIVNLIDEAREKGARLEVACKTVGISSRTYERWCEGQEIRRDMRPIIKRNSPSNKLTDAEYKSVLKTVKLPQYADLPPSQIVPALVDRGIYIASESTMYRILKKEKMQTHRGYARVPKKKKEPETHIANKPNQVWTWDITYLSTVVVGRYFKLYMIVDIFSRKIVGWEVWETETGEFASILIEKAIMNEKIKGKPLILHSDNGGPMKSYTLKAKLEELGVMSSFSRPRVSNDNPYSEALFRTCKYRPGYPQEGFKTIADAREWVLEFVDWYNNKHYHSGLNFVTSNSRHNGLSEKIIKKRTKVYEAARELHPQRFNRGIRKWELPKTVSLNPREDVDKAL; encoded by the coding sequence ATAGACCACTCAGATCGCATAGCAATAGTTAATTTAATAGATGAAGCTAGAGAAAAAGGTGCTCGATTAGAAGTAGCCTGTAAAACCGTAGGGATAAGCTCTAGGACTTATGAGAGATGGTGCGAAGGACAGGAAATACGGAGGGACATGAGACCTATTATTAAGAGAAATTCTCCAAGTAACAAGCTCACTGATGCTGAATATAAAAGTGTCCTAAAGACCGTTAAACTTCCACAATACGCTGATTTACCACCATCACAGATAGTTCCAGCGCTAGTTGACAGAGGGATATATATTGCCTCTGAATCTACTATGTATCGTATTCTAAAAAAGGAGAAAATGCAGACTCATAGAGGGTATGCGAGAGTCCCTAAAAAGAAAAAAGAACCTGAAACTCATATAGCAAATAAGCCTAATCAAGTTTGGACTTGGGATATAACGTACTTATCCACAGTTGTAGTAGGTCGATATTTTAAGCTATATATGATTGTGGATATATTCAGCCGAAAAATAGTAGGCTGGGAAGTTTGGGAAACGGAGACAGGAGAATTTGCTTCAATATTAATTGAAAAAGCTATAATGAATGAAAAAATTAAGGGGAAACCACTTATATTACATTCAGATAATGGGGGACCTATGAAGTCATATACATTAAAGGCTAAATTAGAGGAATTAGGAGTCATGTCCTCATTTTCAAGACCAAGAGTAAGTAATGATAATCCTTATTCAGAAGCTTTATTTAGAACCTGCAAATATAGACCTGGTTATCCACAAGAAGGCTTTAAAACTATCGCTGACGCTAGAGAATGGGTTCTTGAATTTGTTGATTGGTATAATAATAAACACTATCACAGTGGATTAAATTTTGTAACTTCAAATTCTAGACACAATGGACTATCAGAGAAAATAATTAAGAAAAGAACAAAAGTATATGAAGCTGCTAGAGAGCTTCATCCTCAAAGATTTAATAGGGGCATAAGAAAATGGGAGCTACCTAAAACGGTATCTTTGAATCCAAGAGAGGATGTGGATAAAGCTTTGTAA
- a CDS encoding sensor histidine kinase, which yields MKSSIKYNIIINFFVAMVLSIILTLIMAFSVIMELHIFQPSLYMKFINAYNKNSVFMLEFTMVIFIVFIVLMCFIFVKRMNKITDYIEEISQNVNRVANGNMDIDIPIRSENELGLLALDVNKMAYSIKELMTKERQWEKQKNNLITNLSHDLRTPLTSVVGFLELIQKKKYKNDDELTHYLEISLNKARKLKGSVSKLFEFTKLSNGDIKINTSNISLHQLIEQVAIGFIPDFESNGMEYRVFSKDTGLIINGDAILLARAFENIISNAIKYGSDGKYLDIHIEKEDNMAVVSFINYGEIIEEKNVNNLFQRLYRVEKSCDKKEGTGLGLAIVKTVVDLHKGDIDIMSSKSKTEFKIKLPF from the coding sequence TTGAAGAGTAGTATTAAATATAACATTATTATAAACTTTTTTGTAGCCATGGTATTATCAATAATATTAACATTAATAATGGCCTTTTCAGTAATTATGGAGTTACATATTTTTCAGCCAAGCCTTTATATGAAGTTTATTAATGCATATAATAAAAATAGTGTATTTATGTTAGAGTTTACTATGGTTATTTTTATAGTTTTTATAGTGTTAATGTGTTTTATATTTGTAAAAAGGATGAATAAAATTACTGATTACATAGAAGAAATATCCCAAAATGTAAATAGAGTAGCTAATGGGAATATGGATATAGACATACCTATTAGATCAGAAAATGAGTTAGGTTTATTAGCTTTAGATGTTAATAAAATGGCATATAGCATAAAAGAGCTTATGACAAAAGAGAGACAGTGGGAAAAGCAGAAGAATAATTTGATTACAAATTTATCACATGATTTAAGAACTCCGCTTACATCAGTTGTTGGTTTTTTAGAGTTGATACAAAAGAAAAAATATAAAAATGATGATGAGTTAACTCATTACCTTGAAATATCATTGAATAAAGCGAGGAAATTAAAGGGTTCAGTGAGTAAGCTTTTTGAATTTACAAAGTTAAGTAATGGAGATATAAAAATAAATACATCTAATATATCCTTACATCAATTGATAGAACAAGTTGCTATTGGATTCATACCAGATTTTGAAAGTAATGGTATGGAGTATAGAGTATTTTCAAAAGATACAGGATTAATTATAAATGGAGATGCTATTTTACTAGCTAGAGCATTTGAAAACATAATATCTAATGCTATTAAGTATGGAAGTGACGGAAAATATTTAGATATACATATAGAAAAAGAAGATAATATGGCTGTAGTTAGTTTTATAAATTATGGAGAAATAATAGAAGAAAAAAATGTGAATAATTTATTTCAAAGACTATACAGGGTAGAAAAATCTTGTGACAAAAAAGAGGGAACAGGACTTGGACTTGCTATTGTAAAAACAGTAGTAGACTTACATAAAGGTGACATTGATATTATGAGTTCTAAATCAAAAACAGAATTTAAAATAAAATTACCATTTTAG
- a CDS encoding DEAD/DEAH box helicase — protein sequence MLPVLKKVSQEVKIDKNVQDLFFEKDLTIKTYIDKQEDFVTALVKYKYEDIEIDPFKKDSISSNKGILIRNIEKEENCDKVLRSFGFEKDKNEYVMKNEGNIVSFIDEGLEELQNLSEVYYSDSFRNIKLYGKSSLKAGIKLNSENLLEFNFEIEGVDREELKDIFKALREKKKYYKLKKGGFVSLKDEGIKDIGKVFDYLGIEDKELFNDKILLSKYNSLYLDQKIKDKDMDYVNRSKDFRELVNSVRDIKEMEYDLPEHIDKIMRNYQKTGFKWFKTLAHFGFGGILADEMGLGKTLQAIAFLASESGEKPSIVVAPTSLLYNWEGEIQRFAKELKVIVMSGTKNKREELMENINKCDIVVTSYPLIRRDIEEYKNIDFKYCILDEAQQIKNAASINASSVKKIKAEGYFALTGTPMENSLTELWSIFDFIMPGYLFSHSKFSKLYERPIVKNDDKMALEELNRHIKPFILRRLKKDVLKELPSKIEHKLVVEMTEEQKKLYAAYSNSAKTEIEKEISNKGFNKSRIKILSILTRLRQICCDPSVFVENFKGDSGKMLALYDLLDESINQGHKVLVFSQFTSVLKNIIKILDKNNMEYLYLDGNTKSEARMDLTKKFNEGKLKIFLISLKAGGTGLNLTGADTVIHFDPWWNPAVEEQATDRAHRIGQKKTVEVIKLISKGTIEEKIYNLQEKKKK from the coding sequence TTGCTTCCAGTTCTTAAAAAAGTATCACAAGAGGTTAAAATAGATAAAAATGTTCAAGATCTGTTTTTTGAAAAAGATTTAACTATAAAGACTTATATTGACAAACAAGAAGATTTTGTTACAGCATTAGTAAAATATAAATATGAAGATATAGAAATTGACCCCTTTAAAAAAGATAGTATAAGTAGTAATAAAGGTATACTTATAAGAAATATAGAAAAAGAAGAAAATTGTGATAAAGTACTTAGAAGTTTTGGTTTTGAAAAAGATAAGAATGAATATGTTATGAAAAATGAAGGGAATATAGTGAGTTTTATTGATGAAGGACTTGAAGAGCTTCAAAATTTATCTGAGGTTTATTATTCAGATAGTTTTAGAAATATTAAGTTATATGGTAAGTCTAGTCTTAAAGCAGGAATAAAGCTAAATAGTGAAAATCTTTTGGAATTTAATTTTGAAATTGAAGGGGTAGATAGAGAGGAACTTAAAGATATTTTTAAAGCTTTAAGAGAAAAGAAAAAATATTATAAGCTTAAAAAAGGAGGATTTGTTTCTTTAAAGGATGAAGGAATAAAAGATATAGGTAAAGTGTTTGATTATCTTGGAATAGAAGATAAAGAGCTTTTTAATGATAAGATACTTCTTTCAAAATACAATTCGCTATATCTAGATCAGAAGATAAAAGATAAAGATATGGATTATGTAAATAGAAGCAAAGATTTTAGGGAACTTGTAAATAGTGTACGAGATATAAAAGAAATGGAATATGATTTGCCAGAACACATTGATAAAATTATGAGAAATTATCAAAAGACAGGTTTTAAATGGTTTAAAACCTTAGCACATTTTGGTTTTGGTGGGATACTTGCGGATGAAATGGGTCTTGGTAAAACTCTTCAGGCTATAGCATTTTTAGCTTCTGAAAGTGGAGAAAAACCCTCAATAGTTGTAGCTCCAACCTCCCTTTTATATAACTGGGAAGGTGAAATACAGAGATTTGCAAAAGAACTTAAAGTTATAGTAATGTCTGGAACTAAAAACAAAAGAGAAGAGCTTATGGAAAATATTAATAAATGCGATATAGTTGTTACTTCATATCCACTTATAAGAAGGGATATAGAGGAGTATAAGAATATAGATTTTAAATATTGTATTTTAGATGAGGCTCAACAGATAAAAAATGCTGCGTCTATAAATGCAAGTTCAGTAAAGAAGATAAAAGCAGAAGGATATTTTGCACTTACTGGAACACCTATGGAAAATTCTTTAACTGAGCTATGGTCTATTTTTGATTTTATTATGCCAGGCTATCTTTTTTCTCATAGTAAGTTTTCAAAGCTTTATGAGAGGCCAATTGTGAAAAATGATGATAAAATGGCCTTAGAGGAGCTAAATAGGCATATTAAGCCTTTTATATTAAGAAGACTTAAGAAAGATGTTTTAAAGGAACTTCCATCAAAGATTGAACATAAACTTGTGGTTGAAATGACAGAGGAACAAAAGAAACTATATGCAGCTTATTCAAATTCAGCTAAAACTGAAATTGAAAAAGAAATTTCTAATAAGGGTTTTAATAAAAGCAGAATAAAAATATTATCTATACTTACAAGGCTTAGACAAATTTGCTGCGATCCATCGGTATTTGTTGAGAATTTTAAAGGAGATAGTGGCAAAATGTTAGCTCTTTATGATCTTCTTGATGAAAGTATAAATCAGGGGCATAAAGTACTAGTGTTTTCTCAATTTACCTCTGTTCTTAAAAATATTATTAAAATTCTTGATAAAAACAATATGGAGTATTTATATCTTGATGGAAATACAAAAAGTGAAGCTAGAATGGATTTGACGAAAAAGTTTAATGAGGGAAAATTAAAAATATTTTTAATATCTTTAAAAGCAGGAGGCACAGGGCTAAACCTTACAGGTGCAGATACGGTAATACACTTTGATCCTTGGTGGAATCCAGCAGTAGAGGAGCAAGCAACGGATAGAGCTCATAGAATAGGACAGAAAAAAACTGTAGAGGTAATTAAGCTTATTTCTAAGGGAACTATAGAAGAGAAAATTTATAATCTGCAGGAGAAAAAGAAAAAATAA
- a CDS encoding ATP-binding cassette domain-containing protein translates to MEVRNVRKVYGSKHGGSKSKALNGVSFSVQNGEFLGIMGPSGAGKSTLLNVISTIDTPTSGTISLRGKSFLNLSEEDSMETIYNSIVFEKLTDAERGVGFMNCNIKSLYLCVIDMERAILFYESFFEQNLNQWAWSFR, encoded by the coding sequence ATGGAAGTTAGAAATGTAAGAAAGGTATATGGTTCAAAACATGGTGGAAGTAAATCGAAGGCTCTAAATGGAGTAAGTTTTTCTGTTCAAAATGGAGAATTCTTAGGCATTATGGGACCTTCAGGGGCTGGTAAATCAACATTGTTAAATGTAATATCAACCATTGATACACCAACTTCAGGTACAATTTCTCTAAGAGGAAAAAGTTTTTTAAATCTTAGTGAAGAAGATTCTATGGAAACTATATATAATTCTATTGTTTTTGAAAAGTTGACTGATGCAGAAAGAGGAGTAGGGTTTATGAATTGTAATATTAAATCATTATATTTATGTGTTATTGACATGGAAAGAGCAATTTTATTTTATGAATCATTTTTTGAACAAAATTTAAACCAATGGGCTTGGAGTTTTAGATGA
- a CDS encoding PTS system mannose/fructose/sorbose family transporter subunit IID: MLNKVKLTKKDRISVWLRSFFLQGSWNYERMQNGGWAFAMIPAIKKLYKTKEERAAALKRHLEFFNTHPYVASPVLGVTLALEEDRANGVKIDDVTIQGVKVGMMGPLAGVGDPVFWFTLRPILGALAASFAMSGSILGPIIFFLAWNAIRMAFMWYTQEFGYKTGSRISEDLSGGLLRDITKGASILGMFILGSLVNRWVSVKFAPVVSSVKLSDGAFINWDKLPEGAKGIQQALLQQSAGMSLADHKVTTLQNNLDLLIPGLAGLVITLICMWLLKKKVSPIIIIFGLFIAGISFHLIGLM, from the coding sequence ATGTTAAATAAAGTAAAATTAACAAAAAAAGATCGTATTTCTGTTTGGTTGCGTTCGTTTTTCCTTCAAGGTTCTTGGAATTATGAGAGAATGCAAAATGGTGGTTGGGCATTTGCTATGATTCCAGCAATCAAAAAATTATATAAAACAAAAGAAGAGAGAGCAGCTGCTTTAAAACGTCATTTAGAATTTTTCAACACTCATCCATATGTAGCTTCACCAGTTCTAGGTGTTACATTAGCTTTAGAAGAAGATCGTGCTAATGGTGTAAAAATAGACGATGTTACTATTCAAGGTGTTAAAGTTGGTATGATGGGACCTTTAGCAGGAGTCGGTGATCCGGTTTTCTGGTTTACACTTAGACCAATTTTAGGTGCATTAGCCGCTTCCTTTGCTATGAGTGGTAGCATACTTGGTCCAATTATTTTCTTTTTAGCTTGGAATGCTATTCGTATGGCATTTATGTGGTATACACAAGAGTTTGGTTATAAAACAGGATCACGTATTTCTGAGGATTTATCAGGTGGATTATTAAGAGATATTACAAAAGGAGCTTCTATCCTTGGTATGTTTATATTAGGATCCTTAGTTAATAGGTGGGTATCAGTTAAATTTGCACCGGTTGTATCATCTGTTAAGTTAAGTGATGGTGCTTTCATTAACTGGGATAAACTTCCTGAAGGAGCCAAAGGTATTCAACAAGCTCTTTTACAACAATCAGCAGGTATGTCATTAGCAGATCACAAGGTTACAACTTTACAGAATAACTTGGATTTATTAATACCTGGGCTTGCAGGTTTGGTAATTACACTTATTTGTATGTGGTTACTTAAGAAAAAAGTATCACCAATAATAATTATTTTTGGATTATTTATAGCTGGAATATCATTCCATTTAATAGGGTTAATGTAA
- a CDS encoding PTS mannose/fructose/sorbose transporter subunit IIC codes for MTLNIVQVLLVVFIAFLAGVEGILDEFQFHQPIVACTLIGLVTGNLLPCLILGGTLQLIALGWANIGAAVAPDAALASVASAIILVLGGQGKEGIPSAITIAIPLAVAGLLLTIICRTIATAFVHFMDKAAKDGNIRAIEIWQIIAICLQGIRIAIPAALILAIGAGPIRELLQAMPKWLVDGLGIGGGMVVAVGYAMVINMMATKEVWPFFAIGFVLATISQITLIGLGVIGVALALIYLALSKQGGSGNGGNSNFGDPLGDLIDRY; via the coding sequence ATGACTTTAAATATAGTTCAAGTGCTATTAGTTGTTTTTATAGCTTTTTTAGCTGGTGTAGAAGGAATATTGGATGAGTTCCAATTTCATCAACCAATAGTTGCTTGTACCCTAATCGGGTTAGTTACAGGTAATTTGTTACCATGTTTAATATTAGGTGGTACTCTTCAATTAATAGCTTTAGGTTGGGCAAATATAGGTGCTGCTGTAGCTCCTGATGCAGCTTTAGCATCTGTTGCATCCGCAATTATTCTAGTTCTTGGTGGGCAAGGTAAGGAAGGCATTCCTTCAGCAATTACTATTGCTATTCCGCTTGCAGTTGCAGGCTTATTATTAACAATTATTTGTCGTACTATAGCTACTGCTTTTGTACACTTTATGGATAAGGCAGCTAAAGATGGCAATATAAGAGCTATTGAGATATGGCAGATTATTGCTATCTGTTTACAAGGTATACGTATAGCAATTCCTGCAGCACTAATTCTAGCCATAGGTGCTGGACCAATACGTGAATTACTTCAAGCAATGCCTAAATGGCTTGTAGATGGTTTAGGAATCGGTGGTGGTATGGTTGTAGCTGTTGGTTATGCAATGGTAATTAACATGATGGCTACAAAAGAAGTTTGGCCATTTTTCGCAATCGGTTTTGTACTTGCAACTATTTCACAAATTACACTTATCGGACTTGGAGTAATAGGTGTAGCCTTAGCTCTAATATACTTAGCACTTTCTAAACAAGGTGGTTCAGGCAATGGTGGAAACTCGAATTTTGGAGATCCGTTAGGTGATCTAATTGATAGATACTAA
- a CDS encoding DUF956 family protein, with protein MIQSLNTKVDFVTDATSFTGIANYGKIMIGDKGFEFYNSRDLNKYIQIPWIEVDYVIASVFLKGKWIPRYAVQTKKSGTYSFASKDAKKVLRVVRKYVDANRLVCSLSFLDVVKRWMKSKLKKI; from the coding sequence ATGATTCAATCACTTAATACAAAAGTTGATTTTGTAACTGATGCCACATCGTTTACTGGAATTGCAAATTACGGTAAAATTATGATAGGAGATAAGGGCTTTGAGTTCTATAATTCTAGAGATTTAAATAAATATATTCAAATTCCATGGATAGAGGTTGATTATGTTATTGCATCTGTATTCTTAAAAGGAAAATGGATTCCTAGGTATGCAGTTCAAACTAAGAAAAGTGGGACTTATAGTTTTGCATCTAAAGATGCAAAGAAAGTTCTTAGAGTTGTGAGAAAGTACGTTGATGCAAATCGTCTTGTTTGTTCACTAAGTTTTTTAGATGTTGTAAAACGATGGATGAAATCTAAATTAAAAAAGATTTAA
- a CDS encoding CatA-like O-acetyltransferase, whose translation MKENNLPFFISLVYNSAKTLNSIKEFRLRIRGEKVVLHEIIHPSVTTMSSNGVFNFCALEYLKDFHEFFLDAKSQMEKTKNNIQIENKASEDNRMYITSLPWVSYTSVNHPINMNPVSSVPIITWGKFFKENDKILIPFSLQVHHALIDGAVFVKHVVA comes from the coding sequence ATAAAAGAAAATAACTTACCCTTTTTTATTTCTTTAGTGTACAATTCCGCAAAAACATTAAATAGTATAAAAGAATTTAGATTGAGAATAAGAGGTGAAAAAGTTGTTTTACATGAAATAATACATCCATCTGTTACAACAATGTCATCAAATGGGGTATTTAATTTTTGCGCACTTGAGTATTTGAAAGATTTTCATGAATTTTTTCTTGATGCTAAAAGCCAAATGGAAAAAACTAAAAATAACATACAGATTGAAAACAAGGCATCTGAAGATAATCGCATGTATATAACTAGCTTACCTTGGGTTTCATATACAAGTGTAAATCACCCAATTAATATGAATCCAGTTAGCAGTGTTCCTATAATAACATGGGGGAAATTCTTTAAAGAAAATGATAAAATATTAATTCCATTTTCACTACAGGTGCATCACGCACTAATAGATGGTGCGGTGTTTGTCAAGCATGTTGTCGCATGA
- a CDS encoding transposase → MTKGNGINKRYSKLEKEKLIERMLLPENISVTDLSKETGVSKSTLQTWKTKAGNPKNTENNTGKRVVTHKNKFLTVMETYLLSEAELARYC, encoded by the coding sequence ATGACAAAAGGCAATGGTATAAATAAGAGATATAGTAAATTGGAAAAAGAAAAGTTAATAGAAAGAATGTTACTACCTGAAAACATATCAGTTACAGATTTATCAAAAGAAACAGGTGTAAGCAAATCTACATTACAAACATGGAAAACAAAAGCTGGAAACCCTAAAAATACTGAGAATAACACTGGGAAAAGAGTTGTAACCCATAAAAATAAATTTTTAACAGTTATGGAGACTTATTTACTCTCAGAAGCAGAATTAGCAAGATATTGCTAA
- a CDS encoding response regulator transcription factor, translated as MFNVLIVDDEVEIIELMEVYLLNDGYKVFKATNGLDALNIINKEKIHLVILDIMLPEMNGLQVCMKIRKEYNIPIIMVSAKGQEMDKIQGLSTGADDYIVKPFSTMELLARVKAQIRRYIYLNENNKQIDNKDIIEIKGITINKRNHKVHLFGTELKLTPTEYKILLLLSSNSGKVFSAEEIFKEIWREKYFEGNNTVMAHIWRLREKLEDNPKEAKIVETVWGVGYKIEE; from the coding sequence ATGTTTAATGTACTTATTGTAGATGATGAAGTAGAAATAATTGAACTTATGGAAGTATACCTACTAAATGATGGATATAAGGTGTTTAAAGCTACAAATGGGTTAGATGCACTTAATATAATTAATAAAGAAAAGATTCATCTTGTGATTTTAGATATAATGTTGCCAGAAATGAATGGGCTGCAGGTTTGTATGAAGATTAGAAAAGAGTATAATATTCCAATTATAATGGTTAGTGCAAAAGGACAAGAAATGGATAAAATACAAGGCTTATCTACGGGAGCAGACGACTATATAGTAAAACCATTTAGCACAATGGAATTATTAGCTAGAGTAAAAGCTCAAATAAGAAGATATATATATCTTAATGAAAATAATAAGCAAATTGATAATAAAGATATTATTGAAATAAAAGGTATTACTATAAACAAAAGAAATCATAAAGTTCATTTATTTGGGACAGAGTTAAAATTAACTCCAACAGAATATAAAATATTGTTATTATTATCCAGTAATAGTGGAAAAGTATTTAGTGCTGAAGAGATATTTAAAGAGATTTGGAGAGAAAAATATTTTGAAGGGAACAATACTGTTATGGCTCATATATGGAGATTAAGAGAAAAATTAGAGGATAATCCTAAGGAAGCGAAGATAGTAGAGACTGTGTGGGGAGTTGGATATAAAATTGAAGAGTAG